A region of the Salvia splendens isolate huo1 chromosome 11, SspV2, whole genome shotgun sequence genome:
AGCTTAGTTTAGTCTTAAATACCCAGATCCAAAGTTTGAGCTTGCATAATGTTGAATGGAAAAGTGTTTCGTAGATTCGTAGCATGTTAAAGTAGCTAAGTCATTTATTTTCAGTCTGTCGCTTACCTGATCAGTTTACGGTTTTCAGCATGAtatgttccttgatcaagtagatagttaCATTCTGCCTAGTttaatccagtagtttaaaactctcaacttaaagcgtggccgcagctaaaccctgttcactaaacacacactcaacgcatcagtttctctgtgggataGACCTCGTACTTGCTGTTTTACCGCTAAAAGTAGGTTGCATGTTAgagagttataaatattttttgtgagagagagaagcgCCTTGATCATATCGCAACGACATTGCAAACTGATCCACCCAGTCGGTTatttttccatataacttgatccgcgaAATTTTCTTCTTCCACCAGAGGATGAGGAGGGTGGCAATGCAATCGTGCATGCAGTGATGAAGTCAAACTTTAGTGTTGGGGCCCAAATTATCATTAATAGTTGTAGATATTTTCAATAGATATTTTCAGTATTGTTGTCGCTATAAGGTGCGATATAAATAGAAGGAGATCTAAAAAACAGATAAATACAGATAAATAATGAGATATAAATACAAAGTGATTATAGAAACTAAAAGTATAATATTCTTAACTTAATTTCTTATACTATAAATACATGAAAAAACaacaaaagtaataaaaaaatgaatagaaTACATAATTTTTAGATGTTAATATAGGAGAAACAATGCAAATATTGAACTAAGGATCAACCCAGGGCCGTCCCGACAAAATCAGAGGCCCTgtgcaaaaatctaaaatgaggcctaccactataaaaaaagacaatgcattttaaagctatatgataattaaagaaaaaagacaatgcattttaaagaaatatactatagaaaaaaagacaaattgATGCGTTTGCGCTGCTCCCAATCGCAATGGCCGACGATGGCAGGCGCTGCAGAAGCGATCAACGATGGCTCTGGTGAGCTGGTCCCTGTTGCGGCGTTTGTCGATGAGGAACACCGAACACGAACAGGCGGCTCCCAGGTCTACGATCGGGAAAAGAAACCGATCAGAATTGGAGTCACGGTGCTAGAAAAAGGCCTGAGCGTTGCTATACAAGAGAAATAGCTTTGTTGGGGtgaaaaaataggaatacatGTATATGAGCTGAAATATTTCAGAGGCCCCTGAAAATTGCGGGCCCTGTGCGGTCGCACAGGCCGCACGGGCCTGGATCAACCCCACGACCACCTTAGCAACTAGAGACAAACAATACAACCAGTTAGGGTCAGTaccaattataattatatatcaaATATGTAAAGATAATATAGTAATGTCTAAAAACGACGGGGACCATAGCCCCTTGGCCATaacgtggcttcgccactgcGTGCAAGAGGAGGTGGCGGCAGTACAAGAGAGAAGCAGCGAATGACGCGGCAGCGATCAGTGACAGATGGAGGTGGGGTTGCATGGGGCCGCTGACCCCATCATCAGCGCCTGCGAATATCATAAATCTCTACTAATTTCGGACTTCCTACCCGCCACCTACCTTGTGTATGTCACTTTTCATCTCAAAATTATATCGGACTTGAACCAATTGTGCTGAAGTGGCAAAAGAACCAACCCAATAATTGAGCTAAAGTTGTGCATGAACCCGACTTCTCCATTGCAAAACCGAGCCACTAAAGATTTGCACAGATATTTTCGCCGCCGTTGAGCTCCCCGCGATGAAGCAGATGACGTGGCCGTGCAATTCCGACGGCCACCACCACTTCGCATCGCTTCCCTTTTTCAGGAAGCCCCAGGAATCCCCAATTCTGGCCAAACCCTCCAAATCGCACCTCTCCTTCTTCAATTCGGCCCCGAAATCGGCGCCAAATCCGCCGCAGGGGTCGGATTTCTCGGCGCTCCCGTACGATGTGCTGGCGAGGATCGCGGCGTCGTTCGCGCTGCCGAGCCTGAAGACGGCGTCGCTGGTGTGCAGGGCGTGGAGGGACGCGCTGAAGCCGTTGCGCGAGGCGATGGTTTTCCTCAAGTGGGGGAAGCGGTTCAAGCACGGGAGGGGAGGGGTGAAGGCCAATTCGAGGAAGGCGCTCGATTCCTTCCTCAAAGGGGCCGCGCGTGGGTCCACGCTCGCCATGGTGGATGCCGGATTGATCTATTGGGAGATGGGGAAGAAGGAGGAAGGGATTGCTTGGTATCGCTTGGCGGCGGAGCTCGGTGATCCTACTGGGCAGTGTAATTTggccattttttattttcaaggtatcaatttttaatttatgatttattttgaattggtATTATATATGCATGGTGCATCTACCTTAATTATACTAATTATGATTAGTAAATTCTAATTGATAATTAATGAACCCTAATTATTGATTAATAAATCCAATTTGGGGATAGTGAAACCCTAAATGGATTTAATCAAGGTAAAATCAGGCATAATTAATGGAGACTACAGTTTTATTGCTGTTTGATATTGTTAGTGTGGGGAgttcagtgtttgatttttgTCTATGAATAAATggataaatatttaaaattggaGATGATAGTCTTAAACATAAGGAGAACTAACGAGTAAATTCAGTTGGCAGATGATGATGTTGAACATAAGATCAATGCTTCTAGGTGTTATGAAATAATTTTAAGTGATTTAAGCCTTACTATATGATGTTGTGTGTTGAAATCATGGGGTTTTGTTTTTCTGGTCTATACTGCCCAGCTTCTGCATCTTGTTACTTTGAAACAAGCGTCATACTAGGTTCACCTATTGCATTCCTTCCTTCGACATCGTTTCCATTCTAAATAGTAGTATGTGTTTTCTACCAAGATAGAGCCATCAAATTCGTGACTTCTTCATTTAGGATGGAGTGTGATTTAACAGTCTAGAAAAGGCGCAAGCATAAGCTAGTGTGCTGTTATCCAGAGAAAAAAGGACTGCTTTAAAGGACTGAAAGAATTCGATCTTTTTGCTTTTCTAAATGTGTGTCGTTGTTATATGTATGTTGCAGCTTATCCTTCAAAGACCATGGAGGCAATTGGATGGTTATACCAGGCTTCCTCTGCTGGCCATGTCCGTGCCCAATACCAACTTGCACTTTGTTTGCACCAAGGTCGAGGGGTGAAACGGAGCCTTTCAGAAGCGGTATCTCCCAGCTTTTATTTGCTTCACGTTTGACACGCACATAATTATTTTTAGTCAATGGACTACAAACTGCCGTATCACATTTCTCTTGTTTTTTCTCAAGAAAACTCACTGCTCATCTTATAGAAGTGTATTAAGGTAATTTGCCTTTTTTTCTTGATCCAAACATGGGATGATGGGATTTTCTTCCTTCCTGAGGAGATCTTAAGCTTATCATACGTTGATATCATTGTTTGTCGGGGTTGTAGATAACCTACAGTTAACTGGCTTACAAGAAAATTTATGACTACTTGAATGCATATGAGAGTAAGAGGTCTTCTTTTCTTCGGTTGTAAAACTTATGACAGGCTCGTTGGTACCTAAGAGCAGCGGAAGGGGGATACGTGCGTGCAATGTACAATACATCTCTTTGCTACTTGATGGGTGAAGGTGGGGAGAGAGCTGCTGGTCATGTAAAGAATGTGATTCTCCAGCAACTTTCTGCATCCTCTCGTGATAGGGCGATGCTCCTTGCAGATACCTGGCGTGATCTACCTGCCCATTCCTCTTGATGTCCTTGCTCGTTACAGTGCAGCAACATAGCCTATGGTTTCCTCATCTCGGGTCGGTATATATCTTGCCCTTAGTATAACTGCAGATCTATGTATGATTATATGTATCCGATCAGCGATAACTTGTAAGTTTGTAACTATTTGTGATGATATGCTGATTGTTAGTAGTATCTTTTAAATTCGAATCACACGGGTTGTTTAGAATTTGGAATTAATCTTATTATGATCAGACTATAGAGAAATGTTGTGCATATCAAAAAATTACATTTCATTTTGTGAAAAAAACTGATAAAAAAAGTGGGACTAAAATTGTCTGAGAATAGCCGAAAATTTATTCTGTATTCGTCTTTCTACATAATATGACTAAGCATTGTTATCCACACTAGAGCTGTCACCAATAATCAAACAACTAGAAAACATTGTTATCCTGCTTCTTCGATTAAATCGAGGAAACTAAATTACTCCATCTTTATATGTCACTGTCTTCAACACTAGATATAGAACCATTTTTCCCcataatatcaaaacccaatgCTCGATCAAGCAATGTGCTCGTGTTTCCGCCCCAAACTCGACATCGGAATCGCGGGGGCAGGGAAATCGGATGCGCCGCCAGGAAGCCCGTCGTCGCTGAGCATCAGCGTGCGGCTGCGTGATGTTGTTGTGCGGGTGGTCCACGCCGGCGGCCGCATCGAGATGTACGAGGCGGCTGTGCCAGTGGTGAGGCTGATCCGTCGCAACCCAGGCATGTGCATCGCCACGCCTGACGTCTTCCGGCGTCCGGACGAAGCCGTACTGTCCCCCGATGACGTGCTGCTGCCGGGGAACAAGTACTTCGTCATCCGGTGCACCACCGTCGAGAAGCTCCGTCGGCGCCAATCCCAGAAAACCCGCGCTGGGGACGAGTTGGAGGACTCCGTCACCAGCAAGGATGATTTTGCGGTGGCTAGAGATGGATGGTCCAAACTGAAGAAGCAtatgaaagagaagaaaaaatttGTGCCTCCTATTCAAAGGCCAAGAATTTGGAAGGAGAGTGATTGGGAACCAAGTTTAAATTCCATTAAAGAGCTATCTCTCTAACTATATATGTACTTATCCTTTTCTTGTTCTAGATATAATAAAAGTTAGATCAAGTGCCTTTGTTTCTTTTTTCTAGCAGACTTTGTGCAACCCGGgtagaaataaaattcaacttCGGTAGCATGATGTAATGAGATTGCCTTCTCAATATCTCATCAAAAATTCATATCGAGTGCCCTAATTTCAAGGTTATACAGTGCAAACAAAGAGTTATTTCGACATAATCTGAAGCTCACAAATGATGATATACTTAGTTTGGACATCCCTTCAACAAGCCTAGAGTCATAATCCAATCAAAATTTGTATTGATCGCTGCCACCGGACTTAGTGCAAAAAATTAGAGAGAAATTTGATGGTAATCGAGATTTTTTGAATGTGGTAGttataaatgtataaaaatgaATAGAAGTCCGTTAGGTAACaaatatatttgaaatattGTTATAAAAGttgtatttaaaaattattttctcaATTCATATAAAATGAAGCCCATTCGTAGAACTCTGAGTGAGCGCTTCATATCTAGACATTATTACACGTGACGGAACGATCACCGCCTCAACTCTCCCTCGAGGAATT
Encoded here:
- the LOC121755476 gene encoding F-box protein At1g70590-like isoform X1; this encodes MKQMTWPCNSDGHHHFASLPFFRKPQESPILAKPSKSHLSFFNSAPKSAPNPPQGSDFSALPYDVLARIAASFALPSLKTASLVCRAWRDALKPLREAMVFLKWGKRFKHGRGGVKANSRKALDSFLKGAARGSTLAMVDAGLIYWEMGKKEEGIAWYRLAAELGDPTGQCNLAIFYFQAYPSKTMEAIGWLYQASSAGHVRAQYQLALCLHQGRGVKRSLSEAARWYLRAAEGGYVRAMYNTSLCYLMGEGGERAAGHVKNVILQQLSASSRDRAMLLADTWRDLPAHSS
- the LOC121755476 gene encoding F-box protein At1g70590-like isoform X2; translated protein: MKQMTWPCNSDGHHHFASLPFFRKPQESPILAKPSKSHLSFFNSAPKSAPNPPQGSDFSALPYDVLARIAASFALPSLKTASLVCRAWRDALKPLREAMVFLKWGKRFKHGRGGVKANSRKALDSFLKGAARGSTLAMVDAGLIYWEMGKKEEGIAWYRLAAELGDPTGQCNLAIFYFQGNWMVIPGFLCWPCPCPIPTCTLFAPRSRGETEPFRSVVKLMTGSLVPKSSGRGIRACNVQYISLLLDG